Part of the Nicotiana sylvestris chromosome 2, ASM39365v2, whole genome shotgun sequence genome, ATATAATTTCACAACTTTCAAGAATTCAAATTATATAAGTACTAAAATCTTATATTTCGAAGTTATGTTTCTTATCAAGTAAACCTTTCACTCACTAgtttaatgtatatatatacaaaaactatacaaattttatacattttttcggctaccaaatgtaaatagtttctgatgTGGGCTAAAAATGATAATACCCCAATAATATACAAGTACAAAATAACATTTTTGAACATCGTGATTAATCAAATGTCATCATGTAAAATAGACCAAATGGATTAAAATGAACTAAACAGTAAAATAAACACGCCAGCATCTTCATGAAAGCTGTTGATGAAAATCATGTGACATCACACAGATGTCATCGTCTCATCGCATTACGAGAATCTCTATGATTTGCTAGAGAGTCAAATAGCACATATAAATTTAGCAATTGTTAAAACTCCAAAACGTGCAGTCGAAGCTGTGAAAGAATACTAGATAAAATGTTGAAAGCACCAATGAGAGGTGTCTTCATATGAAAAAGGCTTATGCATAAATGATGCCTCCGTAATCAAGAAAATGTTGCTGGGTCATACTAAAGCACAATGTTTACAGAAACAGGTTGAAAGCTACCTAAGGAAAAAAGCTAATTGAGATACAACAACAGGACCTAAGAATAATTACAGAAAATAACTAGTTATTTACATATTTATAAGACCCTCTCACCTAAGTCCAGAAGCAAAATTATACATGGTTGGGTTTGATAGACTAATGTCATCATGCTTGGCTAAGAATTCAAGTGTCACTCCAGTTATCTTCTCCATCATCACTTCCAACTGCCTGAATGTGTCGAAGAAAGGAACAAGTCATTCAACAGTTTAGCTAGATATATTGGTAAAGAGGAACCATCTCCATCGACTATTTCTGTGTTCATCATTCTTTGAGTGACCAAGAGGGTGggcatttttttttactttttttttttgggttgggTTGGAGGGGTAGAAGGGAGAGAAGGATGCAGGATAAGATTTTGATACCTGACGGATTGCATTGGCCTTCTCCAAAATTGCAGTGACCTTGACGCTTGCTGGAGGCCCTGAAGTTCCTGCTTGTTTTGCTGGAGCAGTTCGTCTGAGATTGAAGGACTGAATCATACAATAAAAGAGAAAGTAGGTAAAGTGAATTCCTCAAATGGCATGAAATTGGACTAAATAGCTCATTTTGGTAAATAGTAGACACTTCGTCCTCAAGTTTTAAGATCATAATTTCACAATGACTTCAACCCCACTCACGATTCAAAGAAGAGTGAAACATTACAACAAAAGCATTGGAGAAATTATCTACAGAAAGCGGTTTGGTAACAATCAAATTGAGAAAGCAAACTAATAAAGTAGTTCAAGGAAAGAAGCTAGCAAACCTGTCAAGAGCAGGCTACAACTAGCTTAGCTATTCAATATCCAAGTGGAAAAAAGTTTTTTGCCGATTTTCAAAATCAGAGATAAATTCTTGAAGTATTCAGGTAATTTACACGGGCTGAAGGAAAATTAAAAGATAAAATGGCAAGTCAATCCAAAAAACTAAATCAAATATCAAAACCAGTTCGTGCCCATATTTGACTACCAATGGGACAATAATGAACACTCACTTTTGCTCTAATCTGGTGCAGGAAGTCTTCCTTTTCATTGATTCCTCTGTTATTTTTAGCATGATCAATGAGTTTCCGCTCAGTTGTGTCTATCGAATCTGGCTGCTGCATATGTAAATGCATAATTGTCACCTCCTACTTAATTCAGTGTGATATGAAAGTGGAAAAGAGAACCTTCTAGATAAAATttcaattccttttttttctttttgaagtttCATAGTGGGATCAAGAAGAATACCTTGCTTTTCAATGAAAATGCAGCTTCAATAACTTGGTGTTGCTTGAATGGAGGAGGCTTAGGTTGATGTGAAATGGTAGATCCAAGCTCCTTGTGATCAAACACATGATGGTTTTCAGAGGAATTATGTAGATAATCTTGTTCGTCATCTAAATGTGATTGTGTACTCTGCCACTGTATTGGAGGGAGAGGAGAAGGAGGCGACGTAGACTCCTTAGCAGACAATGGCTCTAGATCTCTTGCAGGCAGAGCATTACCAACTACGTGCTTGAATGAGGAATGCTGGGTATCCAGAACTGGAAGATCAAATAAATTATCAGACTGACAATCCTCCAGAAAGTATTCTGCAAAAGGAATATGAAGTCCACTGCAGGGGCGCAGCTCCTGCTGAGATGTTCGGCCATTCTCCAAAGATGTTGATGTTGATTCAGTTGATGATATTCTTTGCAAAGCATCGTATACTTCTTGGTCCTTTAAACTAGGAGAGTTACCAGATTCCCACTGTTCAGAGTTTGACTCTGACTGATGGCTAAGATAATCATCTGACAGATCGGGAGATGATCTGGAAAATGTCTCATCATCCGAGTCTGAACCAGCTTCTTGCAGAGGAATCGAAGGCTCCGGTACCAGCTGAAATGAAGGAAAGATATCTCCATTGTTTTCATGGATGTTATTCCTATCAGGAAATCTGAGTTTCAGTTTCGAAGCCTCATTGCCATCTATCGGCTGGAATGAGATCTTCATAAGTCCAAGCGGGGGAGACGAAGAAGGTGATGTAAACGAGGATCCACTTCCTGGGAAGTCTTTAATTCTACCGGAAAATGTTCTACCCACAAAATGTTGGTAATCATTCATTGGCTCATTAATTCCAGTGTTCAAGGAACTGACTGAATCAGTGTTATCATTCCAACCAAGTGAGAGTTTCCCGTGAAATCCATTAGTAAGCAGTCGATTACCTAGTTCAAGAATACGTGATGAATTCTTTCCATTCTCTTGACCAGCTCCAATAGTTTGGGATTCCAGACTCACCGGTCCCACTGTGCTAGATGTCATTAGACCAGATCCACTTAAACAACTCTGTAGGGGCTTATCAGTGCAATTTTGCTGGTATAAGTTACTTGACTTCTCAAGCTTGACATCTAAATCTTTGGCTGAAAATCTTGAAGATATGTTCTTAATAGAAATGCCAACTGCTTGAGCAGAATTTTGGCTATCAGCTTTATCTGTTGACTTATTCTGCACAATATCTCGTTTTCCTGCATGTTTCTGATTGACAGGAACAGGTTCTTGTCTTGATGTACTGACTATATCATTTTGATTAGCTTCATAAACTTGACCAACAGTATTTATTACACCATCTGGCGGCTTTGAGGGCTCAAGCCCGAGCAAGCCACCATTTGTCCAGAATTTGACTGGAGGAGTGCCcagaagctggggtgggggcttTTCAGAGTCAGAAGGACCACACAGGATCTTGTTGACCATTGGCAATCCTGAACCAGTTCCCCTAGGGCTAGAGGTGATATGATTACTAACAAGTGGCTCTACTTGTGATGCTGCTTCCAGAATATTGGATCTTTCAATTGAAGGGACACCCAGAGAACTGTTTGGTTTAAAAGCAGTTCTAGCTATCTGAGGAGACGATAAAAACTCACCACACTCTGAAGAGATATTCTCTGGAATTTCCTCACATTTTACTTTGTCAGAGGAAGAGAAAGCTCCAGGGTCAGAGTCAGCAGATGCAAAGTTGGTATTACCACCAAAACCACTGTTTTCAGGGGAATTTCTAGCTGCGACTTCAGGTGTATTAGTAGACAAATTCCGATCAGAAAGTTCTTCTCTAGTTCCAAGGGTTCCATTCAGGGGTGATGCAGTCTTCAGACTAGATTCCAGCTCCACTGCTCGTTTTCTTTGACAATCTAAATCAGTTTCAGACTCTGACTCAATGGTGTTTAGTGCATCCATAAAATTGTCAGTTTCACTTTCAATGTCATCAAACTGGCTTTCATAAGAAGTTGACCTTGGTATAATTGCAGCCTCAGGCTCAGAACTTTGTTGTTCAATGTTTTCAGATATAGCAAAATTCAATACCTGAGTACCTAGGAGTAGATTTTCTTGACCTGTTTCCAAACTCTCATCATTATCATACTTCAGGATTATAGGATCCAACGCTTCATTCTTAACACTGCTAGTTAAGAAAGGTAAATTAGGAACAACTTGCTCTTGTCGAAAATTGTTACTCTCTTCATCAGATATGACCCAGAGCTTTTCATCAGGAGAAGCATCTTCTACTGAAGCATTTGGATTCATCTGCAATGGAGAGTAGAAGACTTCCTTAGACGCTACTTCTGCAGTTCTCATCTTACCACTGCAAGCAATAATTTGTTCATCTGTTAAGCTATTCCCCATATCACTGTACTCATCATCACCTTTCCGATCAGGGGAAGCACAATCGAGCAAAGCATCATGCTGAATCTGGGATGGAGAAGAGAAGGATTCTCTAGACTCTTGTTTCTCACGTCCTGTTTTATCATTCCAAGTAACAGAAGATGTGCAGTGGCCAGCTTGCTCTTCTGATACACTATTATCAATGTCATCACAAACAACTTCACTTCTTTCCTCAGGAAAAGCGTGATCAAACATATTGTTAAGATGTAGCTGCGACGTCGAATCAAAGGATCCTTTAGGCTCTTGTGTGTCAGGTTGCATCTTCAAATTCCACGCAACGGATGTTGAAACAAGGTCCGTTAGCTCTTGTGACAAATCTTTTCCATTATCATTGTAAGCATGATCACTCTTTTCTTCAAGAAAAGAATAATCAAAAGATTGGTTATGCTGCATTTTTAGTGGAGATGAGACGGTCTCAGATTTGCCATCTTCAGGTTGAATTGAGTATCTTGGCTGTGAAACAAATTCCTGCTGCCCTGATCCATGTCTCGAATCTAAGTCAGATTTCAGGGTGGTGTCATATGTGCAGAAACTATGAACCAGGGAAGGTCGCCTATCCAGATTTCTAGAAGAAAATGGCATTCTGCAATGTGCAAAGATCACAAAGTTATATTTCAGCAAATTCCAATCTGTAAAAGCTATGAATATAAAATCCCCATAATACGTCAATTCTCTGAGGTCACCACTTTTTCTCCATCTTTCCGGTCCATAAGAGAAGACAAGTAATGCATACCTACTACCATAATTGGGCATAGATGCACTACGAGAGACTTCTCCATTCCTCCGCCATGATCGTTTCTTCTGTTCAATGTTGACACATATTTGTGACAGAAATTTATTAAAAGTATCATCAGAAATTAACAAGCTTGCTATAGCACAGATTTTTGTTTAAATATTCATGAACACTTGCTGGAAGGACGCCACTGAATAATTAGAAGTAACAAAGCTCAGGACCAAAGTAACAACTAGTAAAACAAAAGACTACTGTCTAGacaagggaacagaataaaatcTCAGTGCAAATATGAGCTGgtctttttctatttttactaATGGAAGGCGCAATGCTTAAGGAGCCTATCCCTTACCCTTTTTGCTCAATCTGCATACATAACATTGCCTTTCATTGCTGTTCCTCGTTAATGAGTATGGCTATCGCAAAATTTTAAGATTAAGTGGAATTATAACAGACAGTACTAACACATGCCTTTTGGAACTCCTTGATGTTCACCATAGAAAGTTAAATTCCATCAATTTCGAGCACAGTTATGCACAGGTGGAAAAGTGGGTGTTAGAGCGAGGGCAGCTCTCCCCTCCGCTACCCCCTCCAAAATTTCTGCCAAAATCGCTTTAAAACTACCCCATGAGCAATctcaaaacaagaaaaataaaggaaaaaggaCATCCGTACATTCATATATTGTGGCAGTGGATTCCTAACATTTGGCATGGAGCTTTATGATAAATGGTATTGTAACTTTATAGTACAATTATTTAGTTTTGGAACTCTGTTTGGTTTCTATTTATCCCTTCCTCCCTCCCTTCCGAGGATAGTAAGTAATTAATGAGATGTAGCTGTCCACACAAAGTACGTTCACAAACCAAAAAGCTAAACAAATAACGCAGAAAGGTAAGATGACAAGATGAAAGAAGAGTATCTTTGTTCCAATAATTGAAGAGGAGCCTTGGCGCATAGCTAAAATTTTCCGCCATATGACCAAGAGGTAAGAGGTCTCAAGTTCAAGCCGTtaaaacaacctcttgcagaaatgaaAGGTAAGGTTGCGTACAGTAGACCTAATGTGATCCATCCCGTCCCGTTCCCAGACCCCGCGCATAGTGGGAGCTTAGCGCAGTGAACTGCCCTTTTTTTGTTTCAATGATTGTCAGATGTAAGTTATAGATTAGATGCATTTTAGTATACTAGTCTTAaggtacgcgcgttgcgcgtgtatccCGTATCATTGCATACAAACTTTAAGAAACAACGTTAACATTATGAAATATTCTTTATAAACTAAAAAGAAATACTAAAGATAAAACTGCAAGTGCCTAAAAGTTATATATATTGACACGTCCTA contains:
- the LOC104241556 gene encoding protein SCAR3 isoform X3: MDSYEECRGPPRLHLLDKFDPGGPGSCMKRYSDPTFFKRASVGSDEEYIEKVLKEKKGRKIKKKRSWRRNGEVSRSASMPNYGSRMPFSSRNLDRRPSLVHSFCTYDTTLKSDLDSRHGSGQQEFVSQPRYSIQPEDGKSETVSSPLKMQHNQSFDYSFLEEKSDHAYNDNGKDLSQELTDLVSTSVAWNLKMQPDTQEPKGSFDSTSQLHLNNMFDHAFPEERSEVVCDDIDNSVSEEQAGHCTSSVTWNDKTGREKQESRESFSSPSQIQHDALLDCASPDRKGDDEYSDMGNSLTDEQIIACSGKMRTAEVASKEVFYSPLQMNPNASVEDASPDEKLWVISDEESNNFRQEQVVPNLPFLTSSVKNEALDPIILKYDNDESLETGQENLLLGTQVLNFAISENIEQQSSEPEAAIIPRSTSYESQFDDIESETDNFMDALNTIESESETDLDCQRKRAVELESSLKTASPLNGTLGTREELSDRNLSTNTPEVAARNSPENSGFGGNTNFASADSDPGAFSSSDKVKCEEIPENISSECGEFLSSPQIARTAFKPNSSLGVPSIERSNILEAASQVEPLVSNHITSSPRGTGSGLPMVNKILCGPSDSEKPPPQLLGTPPVKFWTNGGLLGLEPSKPPDGVINTVGQVYEANQNDIVSTSRQEPVPVNQKHAGKRDIVQNKSTDKADSQNSAQAVGISIKNISSRFSAKDLDVKLEKSSNLYQQNCTDKPLQSCLSGSGLMTSSTVGPVSLESQTIGAGQENGKNSSRILELGNRLLTNGFHGKLSLGWNDNTDSVSSLNTGINEPMNDYQHFVGRTFSGRIKDFPGSGSSFTSPSSSPPLGLMKISFQPIDGNEASKLKLRFPDRNNIHENNGDIFPSFQLVPEPSIPLQEAGSDSDDETFSRSSPDLSDDYLSHQSESNSEQWESGNSPSLKDQEVYDALQRISSTESTSTSLENGRTSQQELRPCSGLHIPFAEYFLEDCQSDNLFDLPVLDTQHSSFKHVVGNALPARDLEPLSAKESTSPPSPLPPIQWQSTQSHLDDEQDYLHNSSENHHVFDHKELGSTISHQPKPPPFKQHQVIEAAFSLKSKQPDSIDTTERKLIDHAKNNRGINEKEDFLHQIRAKSFNLRRTAPAKQAGTSGPPASVKVTAILEKANAIRQAVGSDDGEDNWSDT
- the LOC104241556 gene encoding protein SCAR3 isoform X1, translating into MPLVRTAARNVYGLGTPELYRDADKEDPKVVLDGVAVAGLVGILRQLGDLAEFAAEVFHGLQEQVMVTSSRSNRLVARVQKIEAALPPLEKSVLAQRNHLHFAYTAGSNWHARIRTEQNHFIYNDLPRFIMDSYEECRGPPRLHLLDKFDPGGPGSCMKRYSDPTFFKRASVGSDEEYIEKVLKEKKGRKIKKKRSWRRNGEVSRSASMPNYGSRMPFSSRNLDRRPSLVHSFCTYDTTLKSDLDSRHGSGQQEFVSQPRYSIQPEDGKSETVSSPLKMQHNQSFDYSFLEEKSDHAYNDNGKDLSQELTDLVSTSVAWNLKMQPDTQEPKGSFDSTSQLHLNNMFDHAFPEERSEVVCDDIDNSVSEEQAGHCTSSVTWNDKTGREKQESRESFSSPSQIQHDALLDCASPDRKGDDEYSDMGNSLTDEQIIACSGKMRTAEVASKEVFYSPLQMNPNASVEDASPDEKLWVISDEESNNFRQEQVVPNLPFLTSSVKNEALDPIILKYDNDESLETGQENLLLGTQVLNFAISENIEQQSSEPEAAIIPRSTSYESQFDDIESETDNFMDALNTIESESETDLDCQRKRAVELESSLKTASPLNGTLGTREELSDRNLSTNTPEVAARNSPENSGFGGNTNFASADSDPGAFSSSDKVKCEEIPENISSECGEFLSSPQIARTAFKPNSSLGVPSIERSNILEAASQVEPLVSNHITSSPRGTGSGLPMVNKILCGPSDSEKPPPQLLGTPPVKFWTNGGLLGLEPSKPPDGVINTVGQVYEANQNDIVSTSRQEPVPVNQKHAGKRDIVQNKSTDKADSQNSAQAVGISIKNISSRFSAKDLDVKLEKSSNLYQQNCTDKPLQSCLSGSGLMTSSTVGPVSLESQTIGAGQENGKNSSRILELGNRLLTNGFHGKLSLGWNDNTDSVSSLNTGINEPMNDYQHFVGRTFSGRIKDFPGSGSSFTSPSSSPPLGLMKISFQPIDGNEASKLKLRFPDRNNIHENNGDIFPSFQLVPEPSIPLQEAGSDSDDETFSRSSPDLSDDYLSHQSESNSEQWESGNSPSLKDQEVYDALQRISSTESTSTSLENGRTSQQELRPCSGLHIPFAEYFLEDCQSDNLFDLPVLDTQHSSFKHVVGNALPARDLEPLSAKESTSPPSPLPPIQWQSTQSHLDDEQDYLHNSSENHHVFDHKELGSTISHQPKPPPFKQHQVIEAAFSLKSKQPDSIDTTERKLIDHAKNNRGINEKEDFLHQIRAKSFNLRRTAPAKQAGTSGPPASVKVTAILEKANAIRQAVGSDDGEDNWSDT
- the LOC104241556 gene encoding protein SCAR3 isoform X2, whose amino-acid sequence is MPLVRTAARNVYGLGTPELYRDADKEDPKVVLDGVAVAGLVGILRQLGDLAEFAAEVFHGLQEQVMVTSSRSNRLVARVQKIEAALPPLEKSVLAQRNHLHFAYTAGSNWHARIRTEQNHFIYNDLPRFIMDSYEECRGPPRLHLLDKFDPGGPGSCMKRYSDPTFFKRASVGSDEEYIEKVLKEKKGRKIKKKRSWRRNGEVSRSASMPNYGSRMPFSSRNLDRRPSLVHSFCTYDTTLKSDLDSRHGSGQQEFVSQPRYSIQPEDGKSETVSSPLKMQHNQSFDYSFLEEKSDHAYNDNGKDLSQELTDLVSTSVAWNLKMQPDTQEPKGSFDSTSQLHLNNMFDHAFPEERSEVVCDDIDNSVSEEQAGHCTSSVTWNDKTGREKQESRESFSSPSQIQHDALLDCASPDRKGDDEYSDMGNSLTDEQIIACSGKMRTAEVASKEVFYSPLQMNPNASVEDASPDEKLWVISDEESNNFRQEQVVPNLPFLTSSVKNEALDPIILKYDNDESLETGQENLLLGTQVLNFAISENIEQQSSEPEAAIIPRSTSYESQFDDIESETDNFMDALNTIESESETDLDCQRKRAVELESSLKTASPLNGTLGTREELSDRNLSTNTPEVAARNSPENSGFGGNTNFASADSDPGAFSSSDKVKCEEIPENISSECGEFLSSPQIARTAFKPNSSLGVPSIERSNILEAASQVEPLVSNHITSSPRGTGSGLPMVNKILCGPSDSEKPPPQLLGTPPVKFWTNGGLLGLEPSKPPDGVINTVGQVYEANQNDIVSTSRQEPVPVNQKHAGKRDIVQNKSTDKADSQNSAQAVGISIKNISSRFSAKDLDVKLEKSSNLYQQNCTDKPLQSCLSGSGLMTSSTVGPVSLESQTIGAGQENGKNSSRILELGNRLLTNGFHGKLSLGWNDNTDSVSSLNTGINEPMNDYQHFVGRTFSGRIKDFPGSGSSFTSPSSSPPLGLMKISFQPIDGNEASKLKLRFPDRNNIHENNGDIFPSFQLVPEPSIPLQEAGSDSDDETFSRSSPDLSDDYLSHQSESNSEQWESGNSPSLKDQEVYDALQRISSTESTSTSLENGRTSQQELRPCSGLHIPFAEYFLEDCQSDNLFDLPVLDTQHSSFKHVVGNALPARDLEPLSAKESTSPPSPLPPIQWQSTQSHLDDEQDYLHNSSENHHVFDHKELGSTISHQPKPPPFKQHQVIEAAFSLKSKPDSIDTTERKLIDHAKNNRGINEKEDFLHQIRAKSFNLRRTAPAKQAGTSGPPASVKVTAILEKANAIRQAVGSDDGEDNWSDT